One window of Cucurbita pepo subsp. pepo cultivar mu-cu-16 chromosome LG19, ASM280686v2, whole genome shotgun sequence genomic DNA carries:
- the LOC111781078 gene encoding lycopene beta cyclase, chloroplastic-like, which yields MDSLLKINTKYGFMQPLHGVSEKLNGLRSTKFHKIQRKKGGCVNVRSSALLELVPEAKKETLEVELPIYDPSRGLVVDLAVVGGGPAGLAVAQQVSEAGLSVCSIDPSPKLIWPNNYGVWVDEFEAMDLLDCLDTTWSGAVVFTNEQSTKDLGRPYGRVNRKQLKSKMLQKCIANGVKFHEAKVVKVIHEEFKSLLICNDGVTIQAAIVLDATGFSRCLVRYDKPYNPGYQVAYGILAEVEEHPFDVDKMVFMDWRDSHLDNNMVLKERNSKIPTFLYAMPFSSNRIFLEETSLVARPGLQMSDIQERMDARLKHLGIKVKSIEEDEHCVIPMGGQLPVLPQRVVGIGGTAGMVHPSTGYMVARTLAAAPIVASAIVRCLGSDGRFRGDEISSEVWGDLWPIERRRQREFFCFGMDILLKLDLKGTRRFFDAFFDLEPRYWHGFLSSRLFLPELLLFGLSLFSHASNASRIEIMAKGTPSLVNMIGNLVKDRD from the exons ATGGATTCTTTGCTTAAAATCAATACCAAATATGGTTTTATGCAACCATTACATGGGGTTTCTGAAAAGTTGAATGGTTTGAGGAGTACAAAGTTTCATAAGattcaaaggaaaaaagggGGTTGTGTCAATGTGAGAAGCAGCGCTCTTTTGGAGCTTGTTCCTGAGGCCAAGAAGGAGACTCTTGAGGTTGAGCTTCCCATTTACGATCCGTCGAGAGGCCTCGTCGTCGATCTTGCAGTTGTGGGAGGTGGCCCTGCAGGGCTTGCTGTTGCACAGCAGGTTTCAGAGGCAGGGCTTTCAGTTTGTTCAATTGATCCATCTCCCAAGTTGATTTGGCCTAACAATTATGGAGTTTGGGTGGATGAGTTCGAGGCAATGGATTTGCTCGACTGTCTCGACACGACATGGTCCGGTGCTGTCGTGTTCACGAATGAACAATCGACGAAAGATCTTGGTCGGCCTTATGGGAGGGTTAATAGAAAGCAGCTTAAGTCAAAAATGTTGCAAAAGTGCATTGCCAATGGtgttaagtttcatgaagctAAAGTTGTTAAAGTTATACATGAGGAGTTTAAATCTTTGTTAATTTGTAATGATGGTGTGACCATTCAAGCTGCCATTGTTCTTGATGCTACTGGCTTCTCTCGATGCCTCGTTCGATACGATAAGCCTTACAATCCAGGCTACCAAGTAGCATACGGGATTTTAGCCGAGGTCGAGGAACATCCGTTCGATGTTGACAAGATGGTGTTTATGGACTGGAGGGATTCACATTTGGATAACAATATGGTTTTGAAGGAGAGAAATAGCAAAATTCCCACATTTCTTTATGCGATGCCCTTTTCGTCGAATCGAATATTTCTCGAAGAAACTTCTTTGGTAGCTCGACCGGGACTACAGATGAGCGATATCCAGGAAAGAATGGATGCAAGATTGAAGCACTTAGGCATAAAAGTGAAGAgcattgaagaagatgagcaCTGTGTCATTCCAATGGGTGGACAACTGCCTGTTCTTCCTCAAAGAGTCGTTGGAATCGGAGGAACGGCGGGGATGGTGCACCCTTCGACGGGat ataTGGTAGCAAGAACTCTAGCAGCAGCACCTATTGTTGCCAGTGCAATAGTTCGGTGTCTTGGTTCGGATGGACGTTTCAGGGGAGACGAGATATCGTCTGAAGTTTGGGGAGATTTATGGCCTATCGAACGGAGGAGGCAGAGGGAGTTTTTCTGTTTCGGGATGGATATCTTGTTGAAGCTTGATCTAAAGGGAACAAGAAGGTTTTTTGATGCATTTTTCGATCTTGAACCTCGTTATTGGCACGGTTTTTTGTCGTCTCGACTGTTCCTTCCCGAGCTGTtactctttggactttccttatTCTCGCACGCATCGAATGCCTCTCGGATTGAAATCATGGCAAAAGGAACTCCGTCTTTGGTAAACATGATCGGAAATCTCGTAAAGGATAGAGACTAA